GCGCGGGCTGCACgccgcttcgtcgtcgcctcgccTCGAGTTCTACGACTCGATACGGGCGTGGCCGGCCAGTTCTCACCGGACGCGGGTGAGGTTGCCGCCGTGCTCTCggttcttggagatggtcgaggccgaagggACAGGCTCGCGCAACCATACTGTCATATGTGGCGAGTAGTTCTTTCGTGGAGCGGTCTGGTTGCTGTCTTCATTTCATTGTGTAtgatttttttctttttttcttttttttttcccttctttttcttcttggcctttACGCAGGCAACATGCTTGGGTAGATAAGAAGGCTCTTCCCTTTGTGGGTAGAGGGATTCAATCTTATGGCATTAGGGAGCCAGGCGAGAAAGGTCTGGTGCGTGAACATTAGATGAACGAGACGGAAGGGGTTTACGAGAAACGGGACATGCGAAACAGGAAATGACGGGATCAATGACAAAACTCAACATTTTTTAGAAAGCATTAGATAGGtacgacaacgacgaagGGAGGTTCGCTGGACGACCGACTGCTAGATGAATAGGTGAACGACGGGAACGGCTGGAATGACTGTCGGATATGTTTCATGATCACAAACGTCTTGGGGGTTGGTCATCGTCTATTTGTACAAACTGGCTTGACGTCAGAACCATTTTTTAGGAATGCAGTGTAAACGATCGTTGAGAAATAAACTTAAGCGAAGCGTATCATCCTCTAGCGATCGACCGCCAACCGAAAGCTGTTTGAGTGAGAGGATAACCAACTATCGGGTCTCGTACCAACAGTACCTTTGGTGGTGGAATTTTGTAGACTGAGTCGCACATCAACTAGGTGGTTTTCCCACGTTCCAACGGGGTCTTGATTCCGAGTCTCGACCCGGCTACGTCCTATGAAGATGGGAACCTCTGCCGTGTCCAGGTTTGTTTTCACATACTCTGTCAGGATAGGGAGGCTTACAGGAGTTCCAAGTCTAACAAGACCAAGCTTTAACAGCCGTTCCGACAAACCCAGTTGACAGGGCTTGTGTCAGAAATGATGGGTACGGGCTCACGCGCGCACCGCAGGGACCAGGTTCGTCACGAATTTAGACTTTGTGAAATAGATTAAAATCGGCCCTCTTCCAGACGAAACGGCGAAGGGAGCCCCTTGCTGTTCCTCTCTCCAGAGCCCCCCCTTCTCAGTCTGCAGGGGAAGCTGGAGCAGACGCGTGTGTCGAGCAGGGCTGTCTCTGCTTGCGGTAGGCCCGCCAATGACACAGTAATATTCGACCCGTTATAGAGTTTGGGGAGCTTCCATTGCGGCTCCGCCCCCTTTCCATTGTGGGCGTGGGACGTTAGGATGTATGTATATATATACTCAAGtctccgccgcggccgtaCTGCATAACGGCTTATGGGTTAAAAACTCACCTCGGTCCATCGTTCCAACAGCGCCGTCTCCTCGAACACTACAGCCTCGCGCATCCAAGGAGAAATTTCCCACGACGGTCCGCTCCTCGTAGCCCGGGATCGCACGGCGGACAGACGCGTGAaaggaggaaaggaaaagaaagaagaatAACATCAAGAAGAGCATAATGTCCCGCTCGGTCTTGACACTCCTCagccttgccggcctcgccgccgcggcagTCGATATCACGGCCCTGAACAAGAACGTCTCGGCAACGTCCGGGACGGGTGCGGTTAGCGCAGCGGGGACACTGGAGCCGTTCGGCGGTGTCGGGGTCGGATGCGGTATCAACTGGGCTGAGGGAGAGAGCTACGGAGGTGAGTTCCCCCAGTTTGTGCCAGCCTTGTCACCGTGTCGTCCGAGCCGTGAGATGGGAGGAGTGTTGGGTTGGCGGCCACGAGAcaaggaaggggaaggatCTAGTTCGAAATAGAGGAGTAGCAAAAACTGAAGAAACAGCTAGCTGACATGGTGCCCACAGGCGGTCTGCAATCTGGCTCCGAAtccttcggcctcggcggtgggTTCACCATCACCGAGAAAACGATGACtatcggcctcggcatcggcatcaacgGCCCGCTCAGTTTCAACACCACGTAAGTCAATCCCGCAAACCACGCCCGTTCGACAATTCCCTGTGATCATCCTCCGTGGGAAGACCCCAAGTGTTCAAATATCAGCTCGAGGCGGAGGCCCGAGGGAAGAATAATCTCTATCAAATGTCCAGCCTTGCTGACACGCATCCCTACCAGTGTCGACTACGAGGCCTCGACAAATGGCAGCGCGAGTGTCGTCTTCACCTCGACCAAGGAGATCAAGTGTGAGGAGACGACGGTGAACGGCCTCAAAGGCTTCCGGTGCACTTCGGCTTAGGACGGATGGGGTAAGGGTATTGAATAGGGGAGATGGATGCAATCTGGTATCCGAGCGTGAAGAGTTCCTAAGTTTCTATTATTACCAATAAATCTACTGCCTTCCGGGAGACTTGAGAATGCAGTTTCCAACCTGTAGAAGATGGTGTCTGTCGGCTACCGTTGGGTGAGGAGTCTGCGAGAAACAGGAGGCCGAACCGTACGGTCCATATCACGCATTGCACTATGAACACTGTGTATTCTATTCCTGAGAAATTGTCTTTCAAGACTATCTCCGACGTCTATTGGGGCATGTTTCCCGTAATAACTAAAtggaaagagagggggggtgtCCTTTGCATCAGCGTTAGCCACGCCCAGAAATTCGAAGGTTTAGAAGGTAATAGGGCCAGGTGATACGATTAAGGGAATTACAGCATCGTTCAACCAACGGTTCGCTCCAAGGCGACTACACAGCGTCTCAACTTTTTTTCGACAATCCCAAGCTGATACCTACACTGTTGATTGAAGACTCTAAGCTCAACCAAGAATATACGATAGAACGATGAATGGTGCTCAGGAGTCCTTCGTAGCTTTCAGTGGCGTATGACGGAATGAACTTTGTTCTTTTCCAAAACCCCCTATTGACAACCGCGAGCAGAGTTCACGATGGAAATAACCTCAACTGAACCATGGTTCCGCCAACAATCAACCTCATTTCAGTCCTGTGACATACGGGGTCAAATCCCGGCCGTCCCATGGTTTTTTGGTTTTCGGTTCCCGTAGGAGTCACCTTGAGGGATATCCGGAAGGTATAAGAAGAAGAGGTTTTCTGGTGAAATGCTCATTTCTATTTCATCACTTATCATAATTCTTCTACACATTCACACTCTCGCTGTCTGCGCATACCGCTCGTAGAGAAACCACCAAAAAAGCCTGCTTTATTATCCTCACAGCATACTattcttcttcatcctctcTTACAACTCTCCTCAACACGAAGAACACAACCCTCCTCTCATCTCACCAACACTCTCGTCCTCTCCGCCGTAGCCATGCTCGTAGATGCCCACAAGAGACGTTGCACAATGAGCATCCAGGCCCCCTCGTCCACGTCTCGTCAGGCATGCCAAGCagccgtcgagaagggcgcTTCCAGGGCGGCGCACGCACTGTCTCATGCCGCGGCCAAGTTCTCACATCACCCGGACACCAAAAAACCTCGTTCGGGtgtcctcggcatcgccctgACTACCCCAGAGGGCGACATCCTTGTAGGCGACGCCATCCCCGAGGGGACGCGGTGCCACATGTCACTCGAGTACCGCGCCCTTCAGAAGCAGTGGCTCGACACCATTGAAAATAACCTCGTGCCGGGTAACTGGAGGCAGCTCCGCGATCTGAACCGCCCGCGGGCGCCCAGGGTCGACTATAAGAAGCAGGAGGGCCCCCGCGAGAGACAATCCcccgccgaggagaagaagcggaagCACCACACCTTGAAATGGCTGCGCAGCATCGGTGACGACAGACGCCAGCGGCGCCAGCGCCATAGAGAAGCCGCAGAGCGCGCGTGGCAACTGCAGAAGATGGAGGTCGAGTGCCAGAGGCAGCAGTGCCAGATCGGGGCCGAAGAGAGGCAGCGCCAGGCGCAGCAATGTCAGGCGCAGGTGTCCATTGCCGAGTTGCAGAAGTGGATTGCGGACGTGGGACGTCAGCAAGATGAGGCAGAGAGAAAGCTCCACGATctcaaggccgagctggGGCGGAAGACGGAGATAGATTCCGAAGCCGACAGCGAGGATGAGCAGTGAGCGCTGGGTGCTTACTACAAGGCTCGACTCCTCTCGCTTGCCAGTGGTCTGGCGCTGGATCGCTTAACGGATGCTGTTTGTCCTGCATGGTTTACCTTCTATATTCTAGCGCTTGCTCCTGAGACAATGATTTGGATACCCCCTTGAACTTAGTACATTCGAATTGAAAGCTGGCTGGTTCTTCTTCGCAAACTGTTTGTATTTGCTGGCTGTGTGTGTGCCAAGTCCTGTGAGATGTACTTGTTGCTCTTATCTCACCAGAATGAAACGGAAAAGTTCACGATGTAGCAAGGTTCTAGAGGTTCCACGCATCGGTGTTGTTCTTTCTCTGTGCACTCGTTCCGCAGGTCCTACGTGCTTCGTCGCGTCCCAAGTTGCGTCTGTACGTGCACGGCGTAGCCTGCCTCTTCTTGTCTGACGCGGGCGGGACCTTGGATGCATGAGCGTTGATGACGATGTCAAGCCAGGCTCGCATGCACTCCGGAACTCTAAATGGCAGACGTAGCGCGGGAGAGCTGGGCTTGCGTAGTAGACAGCTCAATGCGAACCAATGCAAATTGCCTCCGAGACTTGACCTGTTGACAGCCATTGCTACTTGACACAGTGCAACGATGCAAGGCGGGTTTGTGTCTCTTGTCGACGTGGTCTTGCACTGGAAGTCCATGTTTGTCATGTTAAGCTTGGGGTGCAGCTGTTGGTGTCCGTAGTCCCCAGCGCGGAATCTCCAATATAATTGCTTCACCTCAAGACCTTCAAGTTTGGGCGGGCGGTCGGTAAGACTTCCAACTTGGCGGACTTGGTGGTTCTCCATACAAACGACGTCAGACCTGGCCCGGGTTCCCTCAGACTCGTTGCTGCATCTCCGTCTGTCGATCCAGGGTCTGTACAACGCCCGGTGCGGGGGAGGCGTCCATCTTCGTCCACCGATTGCCCAAGCAAGCAAGGCCACCCCCACTCGGACTGGGTTTGAGTTTCTGTGGACGTGGTCCGATGAGCCGGTTTGGTTTGATGCCgctgttgtcgttgtcgtgtGACGACATGCGGCCACCCTTGCGCGACGACAAGATCGGGCAGCaggaagggggaggatgCAAGTTCGGTGGAAGCTGAAGAGTCAATCAAGACGGCCCACACGGCTCAGCTGGGAATAGCGGAGAACGGCGGGGAAATTGCCCCATAATTTGTGCCGGTACGGGCCCAATACTCCGACCGGGAATGGTTCAAGTCTCCTTGGACGCTGGACCCGCCCTGCCCAACCCTGCAGCGCCAAAGAAACAGAAACACCGCGGGGCCGTGATCATCATCCCACTCCCACTCAGCACTCTGGTTTCGCGCCGCCAGACATCAGAAACCAAGCTGCTTTTACACTTTTCTGCTGTCCCACTATCACTCGGTTTTCTTGGGACGACCGCTCACACTCACACATGTGCTTGCTGCAGCGTCCAGCACCTCCCTCTGTATCTTCCCCTCCCCGGTTCCCCTCCGCCGCTACGTAGCGACGTCACTGCACCATACCGGCCAACCCGTCGGTCTGTCAGTCACGAGCAACCAACAGAAAGGAGAGTCGCGTGGTTTTTGCATTCCCTCGACTTCTGGTTTCTTAAAAGGACCGCCTAACGACGCGCCacttttcttccccttgTCAGGATACCACAACCTTACTTACACCATTCACAAAACACGAACGTGCCTGTCTACCTACGCCAGGTAGGCCTGTTCTCTTTCGTCTCTTGATCTCTTTGAAACACAAGCCCCGAGCTTTGTTGCTTATTTCGTCACGTACTTCGTATACAAGACACATACAATCCTCTTTTATATACCACACCGTCACCGACATGGCGCCTGAAGTACTTCAGCAATTTGCCGTAGGAGGAGGACCATTTCCAGTAACCAAGATGCAGGACCCCAAAGAAAAGTTTTACCGCCACTTCCAGGACGAGGTTGCCAGTACGTAGCCCATGAGGATAAAAGGCGCGAGTCCTTCGATTGATCATACAACTAATCAAtcccttccttcttcctcgcaACAGTTCTCCAGGAACAAATCAACGGCATCGGTTCCGTGGCTCAGGTTGGCGGTGAGAGGCAAGATGCCATTGACCACGTCCTAGCCGGCATTTCGAACCTCTCCaacgaggtcgccgacgcctccgacTATGTTCCCTCGTACGACTTGCGCAACTATGCCCAGGTGAGCGGATGAGCCTCCCTTTTGGACCGTCAACACCGCCGTCTTCCAACTAACCCCCTTGCCCTTCGCCCAGGCCGTCAAAGCTCTCACAGACAAGCTGAatgagacgacgacgaaactCGCCCCTCGTTCGCGCTTCCAGTTCAAGCCGCGGGGTGCCAGCGCGGCGACCAGCGACCTGGCTGCTCCTAAGAACGACccgcgcctcctcgtcgggagctccctcgccgacccCTTGCCCGCGTCCCGCGGCgggcccgtcgtcgccgcggaCCTGTTggccgagaacgacgacggccttggcgacctgccgtccttctccaaGAACTACAACGAGGAGATGGCGCGCCCGAGCGCCACCAAGGTGCGCAAGCCCAGCTTTTCCACCGCCAAGgacatcgccatcttcgGCCAGGAGGGTCTGCACATCATTTTGCCCTCGTcagcgtcgagggcgacttcGTCCGGCCGCCTGACGGACCTGAAGGGCTGCGTCGTCGACATGTCTCTGGCGCTGTCCGGCACCACCTCGTTCGCGAACCTGGCGCTCAAGAACATCGAGCGGAGCCTGATCGTTGCCGGCAACGTCGCTGGGCCGGCGCATATAACCGGCGTCTCGgacagcatcatcgtcgtctcggcgCGGCAGGTGCGCATCCACGAGTGCAGAAACGTCGACATCTACCTGCACTGCTCGAGCCATCCCATCATCGAGGACTGCTCGAACATGCGCTtcgcgccgttgccggccaGTTTTGTAAGAAGATGGAAACCTGGACATACCGCTACGCAGGTGCTGACTATCGTGCAGGACACTCCGGAGGACCCAGTCAAGAACCAGTGGGATCAGGTCGACGATTTCAAGTGGCTCAAGTCGGAGCCCAGTCCGAACTGGGGCGTGCTGCCCGAGGAGCAGAGGCTGGCGGAAGAGATCTGGACTAAAGTCGTGCCGGGGGAGCGCGGCAAGGACCTGCAAGATATCCTCAAGGCCGTGGGTGTCCAGAAGCAGTGAGGTGGTGTTTATAGATAAGTCTGGTGTCATCAACGACGGCTGTCTCCTTTTGATTGAATGTCTGTACGGAGTTTGGGAGGCGGGGCGGTTTTGTCAAAAAAGGAACAATGCATCATGAAGCGCACAAAAACCAAGCAAAAACCAGCGTCTTTATTCTTCTTGAATTGaacatcgccgtcgtcgcatTTTGGGTATCATGTAAGAGTAATCCGGCACACAAAGAAAAGCACACTTCGCCCCGGCCCCccatcctctctctctctctcttccctcgCAATTCTGAACCAAAGCCGCTCCTCATCCACCACTGTCCATCACTCCGTCTCCATCTTGTCGCCcgtgccgccctcctcgtgCCCGAATTGGACGCCCAGCTCTCTCAGCCGGTCCAATACCTCACGCTGCATCCTGATGCGCTCCTCAAGCTGGCTGATCTCCTCTTCTTGCTCGCTGATGGAG
The DNA window shown above is from Colletotrichum destructivum chromosome 2, complete sequence and carries:
- a CDS encoding Putative cyclase-associated protein CAP/septum formation inhibitor MinC; amino-acid sequence: MAPEVLQQFAVGGGPFPVTKMQDPKEKFYRHFQDEVAILQEQINGIGSVAQVGGERQDAIDHVLAGISNLSNEVADASDYVPSYDLRNYAQAVKALTDKLNETTTKLAPRSRFQFKPRGASAATSDLAAPKNDPRLLVGSSLADPLPASRGGPVVAADLLAENDDGLGDLPSFSKNYNEEMARPSATKVRKPSFSTAKDIAIFGQEGLHIILPSSASRATSSGRLTDLKGCVVDMSLALSGTTSFANLALKNIERSLIVAGNVAGPAHITGVSDSIIVVSARQVRIHECRNVDIYLHCSSHPIIEDCSNMRFAPLPASFDTPEDPVKNQWDQVDDFKWLKSEPSPNWGVLPEEQRLAEEIWTKVVPGERGKDLQDILKAVGVQKQ